The Penicillium digitatum chromosome 6, complete sequence genome has a window encoding:
- a CDS encoding Pectinesterase, catalytic codes for MRVSSVLGFTGLSVAYAISSLAVLAAAAPVIAAPASDISASTSSTSATIDDVKTYSPGADTTWLDSTLMAAGRKADAVKTTFVVNPKAGPYKSVTAAIAALPSDGQEYTIYITAGTYNEQISITRAGKTILRGETKFENDYTENTVTISYSNGKLTSASKDEETPVITATNTDGKGLAIYNINFRNTYPQTPNTAALAADFYGTVQAYGCSFYGFQDTLLANKGTQVFSNCYIEGNIDFIWGYSTAYFYQSVIASNTPGSCIAAMSRPSSAAPGGYVFDSCVVTYTSKYGETFENTWLGRPYSSYSRVIYMNSYLDKHINSEGWHEWSVKSPQTEHVTFGEYNNSGPGSWSGGRASFATSLTKAQADAYSLSNWVGGTSWLDMAAYESVPSYKLPRSL; via the exons ATGCGCGTTTCATCGGTTTTGGGCTTTACTGGCCTCTCAGTGGCTTATGCAATCTCGAGCCTTGCTGTCCTTGCCGCAGCGGCGCCTGTCATTGCTGCGCCTGCATCGGACATCTCTGCATCAACTTCCTCTA CCTCTGCAACGATTGATGATGTTAAGACTTACTCCCCGGGTGCTGATACCACCTGGCTTGATTCAACCCTGATGGCCGCCGGTCGAAAGGCAGATGCGGTTAAGACTACCTTCGTTGTCAACCCAAAGGCCGGTCCATACAAGAGTGTCACTGCTGCTATCGCTGCCCTGCCTAGTGATGGTCAAGAATACACGATCTACATCACGGCCGGTACATACAATGAACAGATCTCCATCACTCGTGCGGGAAAGACCATCCTTCGCGGCGAGACAAAGTTTGAGAATGATTACACTGAAAACACCGTCACTATTTCCTACTCCAATGGTAAATTGACCAGCGCAAGCAAGGATGAAGAGACACCGGTTATCACTGCGACAAACACCGACGGCAAGGGACTGGCCATCTACAACATCAATTTCCGGAACACCTACCCTCAAACACCCAACACTGCTGCTCTTGCTGCCGACTTCTATGGCACCGTGCAGGCCTATGGTTGCTCCTTCTATGGCTTCCAGGACACACTTCTTGCCAACAAGGGTACTCAAGTGTTTTCCAACTGTTACATTGAGGGCAATATCGATTTCATTTGGGGCTACTCCACCGCCTATTTCTACCAGTCGGTCATTGCATCGAACACTCCTGGGTCCTGCATTGCTGCAATGAGCCGTCCTTCTTCTGCCGCCCCTGGAGGTTACGTCTTCGACTCCTGTGTCGTCACCTACACCTCTAAATACGGTGAAACTTTCGAGAACACTTGGCTCGGCAGACCCTACTCCTCTTACAGTCGTGTTATCTACATGAACTCATACCTGGACAAGCACATCAACTCTGAGGGCTGGCATGAGTGGTCTGTCAAGTCTCCTCAAACTGAGCACGTGACCTTTGGAGAATACAACAACTCCGGACCTGGAAGCTGGTCTGGTGGCCGCGCGTCGTTTGCTACCAGTCTCACTAAGGCCCAGGCAGATGCCTACAGTTTGTCCAACTGGGTTGGAGGAACCTCTTGGCTCGACATGGCAGCTTATGAGTCCGTTCCGTCTTACAAATTGCCTAGAAGCTTATGA
- a CDS encoding Alpha-acetolactate decarboxylase, putative, giving the protein MAANNLYQYSVLSALMAGICQTGITVGEILTNGDHGLGTVSNLNGEIVIVDGDAYQIPPGEELRKVDFSDVLPFAMITRFRPTMEKSLRFLTLDTLSEALEPLLPSRQNCFLSIRVDALFDNLKFRVIAAQSKPRESLAELAKRQQVLAHRDIEGTLFGFWSPAFSGGFSVKGFHLHFLSRCKTRAGHVLEFDSRDVRLQAAIIREYTVELPQNKDFNEEVIGRVREEDLHAAEGG; this is encoded by the coding sequence ATGGCGGCAAACAACCTCTACCAGTATTCGGTTCTTAGCGCTCTCATGGCTGGCATCTGCCAAACTGGAATCACCGTTGGAGAAATCCTCACCAATGGCGATCATGGCCTCGGCACCGTTTCCAATCTGAACGGGGAGATAGTAATTGTCGATGGCGACGCCTACCAGATTCCTCCAGGCGAGGAGCTCCGAAAAGTTGACTTTTCTGATGTTCTACCCTTCGCCATGATCACTCGATTCAGACCTACCATGGAGAAGTCTTTGCGTTTTCTTACTTTGGACACGCTTTCAGAGGCACTGGAGCCTCTGCTTCCTTCCCGACAAAACTGTTTTTTGTCAATTCGTGTGGACGCGTTGTTCGACAATCTGAAGTTTCGTGTGATAGCGGCACAGTCCAAGCCCCGGGAGTCTCTCGCAGAGTTGGCCAAGCGACAGCAAGTCCTGGCTCATAGAGATATCGAGGGTACTCtctttggattttggtcCCCGGCTTTCAGTGGGGGATTCAGCGTCAAGGGCTTCCATTTACATTTTTTGTCTCGATGCAAAACTCGAGCCGGCCACGTATTGGAGTTTGATTCAAGAGACGTCAGACTCCAAGCGGCCATTATTCGTGAGTACACGGTGGAGTTGCCTCAGAACAAAGACTTCAATGAGGAGGTAATTGGACGTGTCAGGGAGGAGGACCTTCATGCGGCGGAAGGGGGATAG
- a CDS encoding Acetolactate synthase, whose protein sequence is MKPGVVLVTSGPGSSNLVTPMLNALLDGTPMIVICGQVATTVQGTGAFQEIDIMAIAKICTKWCAAVERIGDLPKIVDEAFYHASSIRPGPVLISIPKDIGKAIFEPTHTTNPLIRAPRLLKQGILRQNRIVLKNSLSTPSIQEDIDHIAKLVNDCQRPIICAGHGVLTNASGPTMLSQIAEKGRIPVTTTLLGLGCFDEAHELALHMVSTYGAPYANYAIQSADVVLVFGARLDERAVGNPLHYAPNAREAAQARRGGIFQFDFTHSNVGKIIKPTQVVIGDLSEVLPMLLQRLKSGRNREEWLDQIERWKKKHAFRVPPEGMHGHASPQQTIAELDRQTSSLKHRVTITTGVGQHQMWAAQRYRFKYPRSFVTSGTLGTMGFGLPAAIGAQMARPDHIVIDIDGDASFCMTMEELLTASQYDLPIKVIVFNNNAQGMIAQLQQADYGGRVCYNRQANPNFVQLARSMGCESQRCEYAGELSRCIQWLLECPRPALLDVVMDEMKMLPIVPNGKALDLITLE, encoded by the coding sequence ATGAAGCCGGGTGTTGTTTTAGTAACCTCGGGGCCAGGGAGTTCCAACCTCGTAACCCCTATGCTTAATGCTCTTCTAGACGGCACGCCAATGATTGTGATTTGTGGCCAGGTGGCAACTACGGTTCAGGGGACTGGTGCTTTCCAGGAGATTGACATTATGGCAATTGCCAAGATTTGCACAAAGTGGTGTGCTGCTGTGGAGAGAATTGGCGACCTGCCGAAGATCGTTGACGAAGCATTTTACCACGCATCCTCGATACGTCCAGGGCCAGTCCTCATATCTATTCCGAAAGATATCGGGAAAGCGATTTTTGAGCCGACACATACCACAAATCCTCTAATCAGAGCGCCGAGGTTGTTGAAGCAGGGGATACTCAGACAAAATCGAATAGTCTTGAAAAATAGCCTTAGCACCCCAAGTATCCAAGAGGACATCGATCACATCGCGAAACTTGTCAATGATTGTCAGCGTCCGATCATATGTGCTGGCCATGGAGTCCTCACAAATGCATCTGGCCCGACCATGCTATCCCAGATTGCAGAAAAGGGTAGAATCCCGGTCACGACCACACTCCTCGGACTTGGATGTTTTGATGAAGCTCATGAGCTGGCGTTGCATATGGTCAGTACCTACGGAGCACCATATGCAAATTACGCCATCCAAAGTGCCGATGTGGTTCTTGTATTTGGGGCCCGTTTGGATGAAAGAGCCGTAGGTAATCCACTCCATTATGCCCCCAACGCCAGGGAGGCAGCTCAAGCCAGACGAGGGGGAATTTTTCAGTTTGATTTCACCCATAGCAATGTGGGGAAAATTATCAAGCCGACTCAAGTCGTCATTGGAGATTTGTCTGAGGTTTTGCCAATGTTACTTCAGCGCTTGAAAAGTGGCCGGAATCGAGAAGAATGGCTAGATCAGATTGAACGGTGGAAAAAGAAACATGCTTTTCGAGTTCCCCCAGAAGGCATGCATGGCCACGCCTCGCCTCAACAGACTATTGCGGAGTTAGATCGTCAAACTTCATCATTAAAGCACCGCGTTACTATTACAACAGGCGTCGGGCAGCACCAAATGTGGGCTGCACAGCGCTATCGCTTCAAATATCCTCGCTCATTCGTCACATCTGGCACTCTGGGTACCATGGGCTTCGGTCTCCCCGCTGCGATTGGAGCCCAAATGGCTCGACCCGACCACATAGTGATTGATATAGATGGAGATGCCTCATTCTGTATGACCATGGAAGAGCTTCTCACTGCATCACAATATGATCTCCCAATAAAAGTCATCGTGTTTAACAACAACGCGCAAGGAATGATCGCACAGCTGCAGCAAGCCGACTACGGAGGTCGGGTTTGCTACAACCGTCAGGCCAACCCAAATTTTGTTCAGTTAGCTCGGAGCATGGGATGTGAGAGCCAGCGATGCGAATATGCCGGTGAATTGTCGAGATGTATCCAGTGGCTTCTGGAGTGCCCGAGACCTGCATTACTTGATGTTGTCATGGACGAAATGAAAATGCTTCCTATTGTGCCGAATGGGAAAGCTTTGGACCTGATCACATTAGAGTAG
- a CDS encoding AAA-like domain protein, producing the protein MAQKNWTEVVLRTAIGDAIYSRHLQKKPIDREAIKRRYLAKSPKNADLIKGFVDSYAGQLESQPRDERKIKPSTIAKGSNVSSSGLTASHQSSSQGSVKCPPSSTVSQTRPSVTEASTSAKKVQEEANPILCHDSQGIPRKNSNSFDRAGMATESDTNHLVNVRLQDFKEHLNGKLETRTSGVIPSLPSLESQLQFMASCDDQLEGTSNTSLNANAVLASPLLEKRGHSLPSQYALLGRILTVGNEIPDPRIMLNTNVPFSAFVCGVQGSGKSHTTACMIENCLMETPALGILQSPISTLVLQYDEYTSTVSSQPNEAAFLARILPQYAHTKPVPIRVLVSPTNLHNLKKMYSQIPKIEVRPFKLQPEHLNISMMLSLMSVSQSGGMPLYMAQVTRVLREMAMKSGGHFDYSEFRARLNALNLDRSQTPFLYQRLDLLDSYLDFTGKGTDDYFIDGGVTILDLSCPFVDQSTACILFRIAIDLFLHAHPSRGKMIVADEAHKYMADGSAAKALTETFLTIIRQQRHLGVRIIISTQEPTISPRLIDLCSLTVIHRFTSPDWYKTIEKHVPMENEDTRQGGKRISDNFHRIASLRTGEAIVFASSAFVVGEDNTVIDTPHNTFKMKIRNRVTWDGGKSIVCIR; encoded by the exons ATGGCTCAAAAGAACTGGACCGAGGTCGTTCTCCGGACGGCGATCGGCGATGCAATCTACAGTCGCCATCTACAAAAAAAGCCAATCGATCGGGAGGCAATTAAGAGAAGATACTTAGCAAAAAGCCCCAAAAACGCAGACCTGATCAAAGGGTTTGTAGACAG CTACGCGGGCCAACTTGAATCACAGCCAAGGGACGAAAGGAAAATCAAACCCTCAACCATAGCCAAAGGCTCAAACGTCTCATCGTCGGGTTTAACTGCCTCGCACCAGTCCAGTTCCCAGGGTTCTGTCAAATGCCCCCCATCATCTACCGTCTCTCAGACAAGGCCATCCGTAACGGAAGCATCAACCTCTGCTAAAAAGGTCCAGGAGGAAGCCAATCCAATCTTATGTCATGACTCTCAAGGTATCCCTCGCAAAAATTCAAACAGTTTTGATAGAGCAGGGATGGCCACAGAAAGCGACACGAACCACTTGGTGAATGTCCGTTTACAAG ATTTCAAGGAACACCTCAACGGAAAACTTGAGACGAGAACTTCTGGCGTCATACCCTCCCTGCCCTCTCTAGAGTCACAGTTGCAATTTATGGCCTCTTGTGATGATCAACTGGAAGGAACAAGCAATACTTCGCTCAATGCAAATGCTGTTTTAGCTTCTCCCCTGCTTGAGAAGCGCGGTCACAGCCTACCGTCTCAGTATGCGCTACTGGGAAGAATCCTCACAGTAGGGAATGAGATTCCAGATCCCAGAATCATGTTAAATACAAACGTTCCGTTCTCCGCTTTTGTCTGTGGCGTGCAAGGAAGTGGCAAGTCGCACACCACCGCTTGCATGATCG AGAACTGCTTAATGGAAACACCAGCATTGGGGATCCTCCAAAGTCCTATCTCAACTCTTGTGCTACAATATGATGAGTATACTTCAACAGTGAGCTCGCAGCCCAATGAAGCAGCCTTCTTAGCCAGGATTTTGCCTCAATATGCCCACACAAAGCCAGTCCCAATACGGGTTCTAGTTTCTCCAAcaaaccttcacaacctcaAGAAGATGTACTCGCAAATTCCTAAAATCGAGGTTCGCCCATTCAAGCTTCAACCTGAACACCTCAATATCAGCATGATGCTTTCACTTATGTCGGTCTCTCAAAGCGGCGGGATGCCTCTGTACATGGCACAAGTGACTCGAGTGCTTCGGGAAATGGCGATGAAGAGCGGCGGCCATTTTGATTATTCCGAGTTTCGGGCCCGTCTGAACGCTCTCAATCTGGACCGTTCTCAAACACCTTTCTTATACCAAAGACTGGATCTATTGGACTCATACCTTGACTTTACCGGGAAAGGTACTGATGACTATTTTATTGACGGTGGCGTCACCATTCTAGACCTATCGTGCCCTTTTGTTGACCAAAGTACTGCGTGCATTCTCTTCCGTATCGCTattgacctgttcctacACGCTCATCCTTCCCGGGGGAAGATGATCGTCGCCGACGAGGCACACAAG TACATGGCCGATGGCTCCGCTGCGAAGGCACTTACCGAGACCTTCCTTACTATAATCCGACAGCAACGACATCTCGGAGTCCGGATCATCATCTCCACCCAAGAACCGACAATTTCACCTCGCTTGATCGACCTCTGCTCCTTGACTGTTATTCACCGATTTACTAGCCCCGACTGGTACAAGACCATTGAAAAGCATGTTCCAATGGAGAATGAAGACACTAGGCAGGGGGGTAAGCGTATCTCAGATAACTTTCACCGGATTGCTAGTCTTCGGACTGGCGAAGCGATTGTgtttgcttcttctgcttttgTTGTAGGAGAGGATAACACAGTCATCGATACTCCACACAACACCTTCAAGATGAAGATTAGAAACAGGGTTACATGGGATGGCGGAAAGAGTATTGTTTGCATTCGCTAA
- a CDS encoding C4-dicarboxylate transporter/malic acid transport protein, putative, with amino-acid sequence MIIDDRVTLKDRLCLIKWGWYSMSMATGGIAVLLHRTPHQFTGLEVIGKIIYILNLIFFLTITLCMAVRFISRPAAVKESFRDGNESYYAPTCLLAIATIILGAEGYGTSACGPWLQVALRIVFWIYVALSVLSAIIHNWYLYHLAMARQQPFPIAQLLPSFPAMLSGTIASSIAANQPRDQALPILIGGVTLQGFGFLMSLLIYAEYQYFLAKHGLPERAKRPQMFIAVGPWSFTALALIGMAKEAVKAFPSRYIISYADPMSAGNITVSTGDIAIVIASFFAIFVWAMAFFYLCIAAISVLASTRIFGGAGAPPMSVVYWGMVFPNTGFIIATISIGEVLQSPAILWVTSVLTVLQVIMWLGVGGATILAVARRQMLWPESVKRGDEDQLS; translated from the coding sequence ATGATTATCGATGATAGAGTGACCCTCAAAGACCGACTGTGTCTGATAAAATGGGGTTGGTACTCGATGTCTATGGCTACCGGGGGTATTGCTGTCCTCCTCCACCGGACACCTCACCAATTTACCGGACTTGAGGTCATCGGCAAAATCATTTATATTTTAAACCTGATCTTCTTTCTCACAATTACACTATGCATGGCCGTCCGCTTTATTTCTAGGCCAGCCGCCGTCAAAGAGTCATTCCGAGATGGCAATGAAAGTTATTACGCGCCCACATGCCTACTGGCTATTGCGACTATCATCCTCGGAGCAGAAGGCTATGGAACCAGTGCTTGCGGCCCCTGGCTGCAGGTTGCCCTCCGAATTGTCTTCTGGATCTACGTTGCTCTCTCCGTTCTCTCAGCAATAATCCATAACTGGTATCTGTACCACCTAGCCATGGCTCGCCAGCAACCTTTTCCAATCGCCCAGTTACTACCCTCCTTCCCAGCTATGCTTTCCGGCACGATTGCATCATCCATTGCGGCGAATCAACCACGAGACCAAGCACTACCCATTCTCATCGGCGGTGTTACATTACAAGGCTTCGGCTTCCTCATGTCTTTGCTTATTTACGCCGAATACCAATATTTCCTCGCTAAGCACGGTCTTCCAGAACGGGCTAAGCGGCCACAGATGTTTATTGCTGTTGGGCCATGGAGCTTTACTGCTCTTGCATTGATTGGCATGGCAAAGGAGGCAGTGAAGGCCTTTCCTTCGCGATATATCATTTCATACGCAGATCCCATGTCTGCAGGAAACATCACCGTGAGCACTGGTGATATTGCAATAGTGATTGCCTCGTTCTTTGCAATTTTTGTCTGGGCCATGGCCTTCTTCTACTTGTGCATCGCTGCTATTAGTGTTTTGGCTTCTACTAGAATATTTGGAGGTGCGGGGGCCCCTCCCATGTCTGTTGTGTATTGGGGTATGGTATTCCCCAACACGGGATTTATTATAGCGACAATCAGTATTGGCGAGGTCTTGCAATCACCAGCTATCCTGTGGGTCACTTCGGTTTTGACCGTGTTGCAAGTTATCATGTGGTTGGGTGTGGGAGGTGCTACCATCCTTGCAGTTGCGAGACGTCAGATGTTATGGCCGGAGAGTGTCAAGAGAGGAGACGAAGACCAGCTTTCATGA